A genomic segment from Salvia splendens isolate huo1 chromosome 13, SspV2, whole genome shotgun sequence encodes:
- the LOC121761378 gene encoding uncharacterized protein LOC121761378 yields MADIVKQILAKPIQYADEVIKLSDQASFMKGECNDIKIRTEKLATLLRQAARASGDLYERPTRRIIEDTEQVLDKALTLVFKCRSNGIRRIFTITPLAAFKKINQQLDNSIGDVSWLLRVSAPADDRDDEYLGLPPIAANEPILCLIWEQIAILCSGSLDDRADAAASLVSLARDNDRYGSLIIEEGGVVPLLKLLKEGRMEGQEHAARAIGLLGRDPESVEVIVNAGVCQVVAKILKEGHMKVQIVVAWALSELAANHRKCQDPFAQHNVIRLLVSHLAFETIPEHSKYAIATSKHSIHSLVMANSNPNPNPKGNEQTEEKHHSVADHPMDNQMPSQMHNVVTNTIAMKSTMLPIHHKATTGSPSPISHSDAGEKSVKSNKQQSHQFIKQNKGHGLPGSSIKRREFEDPATKAEMKAMAARALRYLCAGNVSVCKSITESRALLCLAVLLEKGEDEVKYNSAMALMEITAVAEQDSDLRRSAFKPTAPVAKGVVDQFLRIVEKADCELLIPSIRSIGNLARTFRATETRFIPPLVNLLDDREPEVSCEAALGLNKFACPENFLHDTHCKSIISGGGHKHLIPLIYFGEQMVQIPSFILLCYLAMHVPDSETLAQEDVLIALEWSTKQHHLMQDEGIVTLVYEAKKRFELYQSRVSKQYH; encoded by the coding sequence ATGGCGGACATAGTGAAGCAGATCCTCGCGAAGCCGATCCAATACGCGGACGAGGTGATCAAGCTGTCGGATCAAGCCAGTTTCATGAAAGGGGAATGCAACGACATCAAGATCAGGACGGAGAAGCTCGCCACCCTTCTCCGCCAGGCCGCCCGCGCCAGCGGCGACCTCTACGAGCGCCCCACGCGTCGCATCATCGAGGACACCGAGCAGGTCCTCGACAAGGCCCTCACCCTCGTCTTCAAGTGCCGCTCCAACGGCATCCGCCGCATCTTCACCATCACTCCCCTCGCCGCCTTCAAGAAGATCAACCAGCAGCTCGACAACTCCATCGGCGACGTCTCCTGGCTCCTCCGCGTCTCCGCCCCCGCAGACGACCGCGACGATGAGTACCTCGGCTTACCCCCAATCGCCGCCAACGAGCCCATTTTATGCCTCATTTGGGAGCAGATCGCCATCCTCTGCTCCGGCAGTTTGGATGACCGCGCCGACGCCGCTGCTTCTTTAGTCTCCCTCGCCCGAGACAATGACCGCTACGGCAGCCTGATCATCGAGGAGGGCGGCGTGGTGCCACTGCTGAAGCTGCTCAAGGAAGGCCGGATGGAAGGCCAGGAACACGCGGCTCGTGCGATCGGGTTGCTCGGGAGAGATCCCGAGAGCGTGGAGGTCATCGTCAACGCCGGCGTTTGCCAGGTGGTGGCGAAGATTTTAAAAGAAGGCCACATGAAGGTGCAGATTGTGGTGGCGTGGGCGCTGTCGGAGCTCGCCGCGAACCACCGGAAATGTCAGGATCCGTTCGCGCAGCACAACGTCATCCGCCTCCTCGTCAGCCACCTCGCATTCGAAACCATCCCTGAGCACAGTAAATACGCCATAGCCACCAGCAAACACTCGATCCACTCCCTTGTGATGGCGAATTCGAACccgaaccctaaccctaaaggCAATGAACAAACAGAGGAAAAGCATCACAGCGTCGCCGATCACCCCATGGACAATCAAATGCCTAGCCAAATGCACAATGTCGTCACCAACACCATAGCTATGAAATCCACCATGTTGCCGATCCATCACAAAGCCACAACCGGGTCTCCGTCTCCGATCAGCCACTCCGACGCCGGCGAAAAAAGTGTTAAATCGAATAAACAACAGAGTCACCAGTtcatcaaacaaaacaaaggtCATGGATTACCTGGATCCAGCATTAAAAGGAGAGAATTCGAAGATCCTGCAACTAAAGCAGAGATGAAAGCGATGGCAGCCAGAGCCCTACGCTACCTCTGCGCAGGAAACGTATCCGTATGCAAAAGCATAACAGAGTCACGAGCTCTGTTATGCCTCGCCGTACTACTAGAAAAGGGGGAAGACGAAGTGAAATACAATTCCGCCATGGCCTTAATGGAAATCACCGCCGTGGCCGAGCAGGATTCAGATCTGAGACGATCGGCGTTCAAACCAACCGCACCGGTAGCCAAAGGCGTGGTAGATCAATTCCTCCGAATCGTAGAGAAAGCAGATTGCGAGCTGCTGATCCCGAGCATTAGGTCAATTGGAAACCTAGCTCGAACATTCCGCGCAACAGAAACCAGATTCATACCGCCATTGGTGAACCTCCTGGACGACAGAGAGCCGGAGGTGAGCTGCGAGGCGGCGCTGGGGCTGAACAAGTTCGCCTGCCCGGAGAATTTCCTCCACGACACGCACTGCAAGTCGATCATCAGCGGGGGAGGGCACAAGCATCTGATCCCGCTGATCTACTTCGGGGAGCAGATGGTGCAGATACCGTCGTTCATACTGCTGTGCTATCTGGCGATGCACGTGCCGGATAGCGAGACGCTGGCGCAGGAAGATGTGTTGATAGCGCTGGAGTGGTCGACGAAGCAGCATCATCTGATGCAGGATGAGGGCATTGTTACGCTGGTGTATGAGGCGAAGAAGAGATTCGAGCTGTATCAATCGAGAGTCTCCAAACAGTACCACTAA
- the LOC121762173 gene encoding U-box domain-containing protein 38-like — translation MGGYGKFRRWKISFHRAPSAAKNEPPQEFLCPISNSLMFDPAIVSSGQTFERACVDICKGLSFVPTLSDGSKPDFSTVIPNIALKKAILSWCSKTGSGHPNPPDNSEIESTIHSLSTSAETLEKSPKIRVSEKELLKGVAETPPILLSHAATELNSRDLDLSSSSEESVIANTTPLLPFATRPSCFSYSSSPSTSSEFAAEEGSRNNSSSEDENFIIKMRSKDVYEQELAVIQLRKKTRTNEEARAALCSERLLLALKQLLNSRYAAVQTNATAAMVNLSLDKGNKVRIVRAGVVPLLIDLLKSGYDESREHAAGAIFSLALEDGNKTAIGVLGALQPLLHELRSGTRRSRHDSALALYHLTLVQSNRAKVIRLGAAAALLGLLRDGDLAARVVLTVCNLAACNEGRAALLDANAVDCLVRLLRNRAEFSSESTRENCVAALHSLSDRSLRFKGLARDAGAEEVLLDVMKGGSERAREKARRVLEGLRGPETAEDGEVDWEAVMKGGVTQARHRVGKSSGRNSTEF, via the coding sequence ATGGGCGGATATGGAAAGTTCCGCCGATGGAAAATCTCCTTTCACAGAGCTCCGTCCGCCGCCAAGAACGAGCCGCCGCAGGAATTTCTCTGCCCAATCTCCAACTCCTTGATGTTTGACCCCGCCATCGTCTCCTCCGGCCAGACCTTCGAGCGCGCGTGCGTCGACATCTGCAAAGGTCTTAGCTTCGTCCCCACGCTTTCCGACGGATCGAAGCCTGATTTCTCAACTGTCATCCCCAATATAGCTCTGAAAAAAGCCATTCTCAGCTGGTGCTCCAAGACCGGGTCGGGCCACCCGAATCCGCCCGACAATTCGGAAATCGAGTCGACTATTCACTCCCTTTCGACCTCAGCCGAAACCCTAGAAAAAAGCCCCAAAATTCGGGTATCGGAGAAAGAATTGCTGAAAGGCGTCGCTGAAACCCCTCCGATTTTACTCTCCCACGCCGCGACAGAATTGAATTCTAGGGATTTGGATTTGTCTTCGAGCTCAGAGGAATCCGTGATCGCCAATACGACGCCGCTTCTCCCCTTCGCGACGCGGCCGTCGTGCTTCTCTTACTCGTCGTCCCCTTCCACCTCCTCCGAATTCGCCGCGGAGGAAGGATCTAGGAACAATTCGTCGTCGGAGGATGAGAATTTCATTATTAAAATGAGAAGTAAGGATGTTTACGAGCAAGAACTAGCCGTGATTCAGCTGAGGAAGAAGACGAGGACGAACGAAGAAGCTCGCGCAGCTCTCTGCTCGGAGCGGCTGCTGCTGGCGCTGAAGCAGCTGCTGAACTCGCGCTACGCCGCCGTGCAGACGAACGCGACGGCGGCGATGGTCAATCTATCGCTCGACAAGGGGAACAAGGTGAGGATCGTGAGAGCCGGAGTGGTCCCGCTGCTGATCGACCTTCTGAAGAGCGGCTACGACGAGTCGCGGGAGCACGCCGCCGGCGCGATCTTCAGCCTCGCGCTCGAGGACGGCAACAAGACCGCCATCGGCGTGCTCGGCGCCCTCCAGCCGCTGCTACACGAACTCAGATCCGGCACGCGGCGGAGCCGCCACGACTCCGCGCTGGCGCTGTACCACCTCACGCTCGTGCAGAGCAACCGGGCGAAGGTGATCCGGCTCGGAGCCGCTGCGGCGCTGCTGGGGCTGCTCAGGGACGGCGACCTGGCGGCGCGTGTGGTGCTCACCGTGTGCAACCTGGCGGCTTGCAATGAGGGGCgtgcggcgctgctcgatgccaATGCGGTGGATTGCCTCGTGAGGCTGTTGAGGAACCGGGCCGAGTTCAGCTCCGAGTCGACTCGGGAGAACTGTGTCGCCGCCTTGCACTCGTTGAGTGATCGGAGCTTGAGGTTCAAAGGGCTGGCAAGGGACGCCGGGGCGGAGGAGGTGCTGCTCGACGTCATGAAGGGGGGCAGCGAGCGGGCGAGGGAGAAGGCTAGGCGTGTTTTGGAGGGGCTGAGAGGGCCGGAGACGGCGGAGGACGGGGAGGTGGATTGGGAAGCGGTGATGAAGGGCGGAGTGACTCAGGCGAGGCACCGAGTTGGGAAGAGTTCTGGCCGGAACTCGACTGAGTTCTGA
- the LOC121760807 gene encoding protein JINGUBANG-like: MQYTYTQAQPCRWQEQEHGCGCSQAFDGPSSPHLSHHFLATLNGHASSYTSALTLSGEHLFTGSSSGQIHRASLTLPHEAMVIAAAAGEGAVKAIVASSFDKLITAHQDHKIRVLKVHHQKKITQLATLPTLSDRATKLLLPGNHVQVHHVDAVSALALSNSLLYSVSWDRTLKVWRTGDFKCLQSVVNAHDDAINAVAVKNGAVYTGSSDGRIKVWRRKQGEKSYSLDAILAKHKVGVNALAMSGDDAVLYSGASDALICAWRNESGGEMAAVAVLRGHAKAVLCLAAVADHVICSGSADQTVRVWRGIGKASYACLAILEGHRGPIKCITVHASSDATSHTCLLYSAALDCDIKVRKLCLSI, encoded by the coding sequence cacaaccgtgccgctggcaagagcaagagcacggttgtggatgctctcaagCATTTGATGGCCCTTCATCACCGCACCTCAGCCACCACTTTCTCGCCACTCTCAATGGCCACGCCTCCTCCTACACATCCGCCCTCACTCTCTCCGGCGAGCACCTCTTCACCGGCTCCTCATCCGGCCAAATCCACCGCGCCAGCCTCACCCTACCGCACGAGGCCATGGTGATCGCCGCTGCCGCGGGAGAAGGCGCCGTGAAGGCCATCGTCGCCTCCTCCTTCGACAAGCTCATCACCGCCCACCAAGACCACAAAATTCGCGTGTTGAAAGTCCACCACCAGAAGAAAATCACGCAGCTCGCCACGCTCCCGACCCTAAGCGACCGCGCGACCAAGCTCCTGCTCCCAGGGAACCACGTCCAGGTCCACCACGTCGACGCCGTGTCAGCGCTCGCCCTCTCCAACTCACTCCTCTACTCCGTCTCATGGGATAGAACTCTCAAGGTATGGCGGACTGGAGACTTCAAGTGCCTCCAGTCCGTCGTCAACGCGCACGACGACGCGATCAACGCCGTCGCTGTTAAAAACGGCGCCGTCTACACGGGATCCTCCGACGGGAGGATCAAGGTGTGGAGGAGGAAACAAGGGGAGAAGTCTTACTCACTAGATGCTATATTGGCGAAGCACAAGGTCGGTGTCAATGCCTTGGCGATGAGCGGCGACGACGCGGTTTTGTACTCCGGCGCGTCGGACGCGTTGATATGCGCGTGGAGGAACGAAAGCGGCGGTGAAATGGCAGCGGTGGCGGTGCTGAGGGGGCATGCGAAGGCGGTGCTGTGCTTGGCTGCAGTGGCGGACCATGTGATTTGCAGTGGGTCTGCTGATCAAACGGTGAGGGTTTGGAGAGGGATTGGGAAAGCGTCATATGCGTGTTTAGCGATTCTTGAAGGGCATCGAGGGCCGATCAAGTGCATTACGGTTCATGCTTCTTCTGATGCGACATCACACACCTGTCTTCTCTACAGTGCTGCTCTTGATTGTGATATTAAAGTCCGGAAATTGTGCCTATCTATATAA
- the LOC121761560 gene encoding ribosomal RNA small subunit methyltransferase G-like isoform X1 has product MLISISAQAYSLLSLRTFCKHIPLIRPSTLKLRHFSAASISRTSVSAAGPLNFEALTSHQKHQVRLYIDSLLEWNQKMNLTAVKEENEVMERHVEDSLAIIEPVRDSYMLRCGDSFENLSVVDVGSGAGLPGVILAIACPSWKVTLLESLNKRCVFLEHVVGLIGLQNVQIVRDRAETVGQNLDYRENFDIAVARAVAEMRVLAEYCLPLVRVGGLFVAAKGHDPQEEVAKAEKAIHLMGASLLQTCFVESHSKFGQRTAIICLKDGPTPRKYPRAPGIPSKLPL; this is encoded by the exons ATGTTGATTTCTATAAGCGCCCAAGCTTATTCTCTGCTTTCTTTGAGGACTTTCTGCAAACACATTCCGTTAATTAGACCATCAACGCTAAAACTTCGCCATTTTTCCGCCGCCAGTATCTCACGCACCTCCGTTTCCGCAGCTGGTCCCCTCAATTTTGAAGCCTTGACCTCACACCAAAAGCATCAAGTTCGTCTCTACATTGACTCCCTCCTCGAATGGAACCAG AAAATGAATTTGACGGCGGTGAAAGAGGAAAATGAGGTGATGGAAAGACACGTGGAGGACTCCTTGGCGATTATTGAACCCGTTCGGGATTCATATATGTTGCGCTGCGGGGATTCTTTCGAAAATTTGAGTGTTGTTGACGTTGGAAGTGGAGCTGGGCTTCCTGGAGTCATTCTGGCCATCGCATGCCCTA GTTGGAAGGTGACTCTGTTGGAGTCCTTGAATAAGCGTTGCGTCTTCTTGGAGCATGTCGTTGGCCTCATTGGCTTGCAGAATGTTCAAATTGTACGTGATCGAGCGGAG ACTGTAGGACAAAACCTTGACTATAGAGAGAACTTTGACATTGCAGTTGCTAGAGCAGTTGCAGAAATGAGAGTACTAG CTGAATATTGTCTTCCTCTAGTCCGTGTTGGTGGTTTATTTGTAGCAGCAAAGGGTCATGATCCACAG GAGGAAGTTGCAAAAGCTGAAAAAGCTATTCATTTGATGGGTGCTTCTCTCTTGCAAACATGTTTTG TGGAGTCTCACAGCAAATTCGGACAGAGAACAGCCATTATATGCCTGAAAGATGGTCCAACCCCCAGAAAATATCCTCGGGCACCAGGTATTCCTTCAAAGCTCCCACTATGA
- the LOC121761560 gene encoding ribosomal RNA small subunit methyltransferase G-like isoform X2, translating into MNFILAGPLNFEALTSHQKHQVRLYIDSLLEWNQKMNLTAVKEENEVMERHVEDSLAIIEPVRDSYMLRCGDSFENLSVVDVGSGAGLPGVILAIACPSWKVTLLESLNKRCVFLEHVVGLIGLQNVQIVRDRAETVGQNLDYRENFDIAVARAVAEMRVLAEYCLPLVRVGGLFVAAKGHDPQEEVAKAEKAIHLMGASLLQTCFVESHSKFGQRTAIICLKDGPTPRKYPRAPGIPSKLPL; encoded by the exons ATGAATTTCATTTTAG CTGGTCCCCTCAATTTTGAAGCCTTGACCTCACACCAAAAGCATCAAGTTCGTCTCTACATTGACTCCCTCCTCGAATGGAACCAG AAAATGAATTTGACGGCGGTGAAAGAGGAAAATGAGGTGATGGAAAGACACGTGGAGGACTCCTTGGCGATTATTGAACCCGTTCGGGATTCATATATGTTGCGCTGCGGGGATTCTTTCGAAAATTTGAGTGTTGTTGACGTTGGAAGTGGAGCTGGGCTTCCTGGAGTCATTCTGGCCATCGCATGCCCTA GTTGGAAGGTGACTCTGTTGGAGTCCTTGAATAAGCGTTGCGTCTTCTTGGAGCATGTCGTTGGCCTCATTGGCTTGCAGAATGTTCAAATTGTACGTGATCGAGCGGAG ACTGTAGGACAAAACCTTGACTATAGAGAGAACTTTGACATTGCAGTTGCTAGAGCAGTTGCAGAAATGAGAGTACTAG CTGAATATTGTCTTCCTCTAGTCCGTGTTGGTGGTTTATTTGTAGCAGCAAAGGGTCATGATCCACAG GAGGAAGTTGCAAAAGCTGAAAAAGCTATTCATTTGATGGGTGCTTCTCTCTTGCAAACATGTTTTG TGGAGTCTCACAGCAAATTCGGACAGAGAACAGCCATTATATGCCTGAAAGATGGTCCAACCCCCAGAAAATATCCTCGGGCACCAGGTATTCCTTCAAAGCTCCCACTATGA